A region of the Microtus ochrogaster isolate Prairie Vole_2 linkage group LG1, MicOch1.0, whole genome shotgun sequence genome:
gggtttgatcccagcactacaTGCACCCGGGGGGTTGGCATGCTTGACCATAATTCCAGGACTGGGATGGTGGAGGCAgggcatcagaagttcaaagtcatccctagctacaaagtgagttgtaAGCTAACTTGGATTCTGTAAGATCAGGTCTTCAAGAAGaattacacaaacaaaaaatatgtttatgttaAATAtgatattaattttgaaaaaaaaaagtgaagtgcAGGAGAAAAATAGTAGGGATATGTATACAAATATCACACAGCTCTTGGCTGTGGGAGGCAGTTGTTTTTCACCTTATAATTTAGATTGTTCATGGTTTTGAAATATCCCATAATATATGTGTACTAATTttacaaacagcaaaaaaaaggggggggggctcacaGGGAGCCCTTGGCACATGGTGGCTCCCTTAGTCATAGATGGTGTGGTGGAGCTGGGAGGGGTCACAGACCTAGGGGAGACTGATTTGGACAAATCAGAGATGATCCAGAGAAAATAGGAAGTGGCCAGAAATGAGGTCATCTGAAGGGACCAGCAAATCAAATGCAGGACTGCTGCCCATCATCATGGTCTGAACATGCGGTGGACAGTGTGGGTTGCTCACAGGGAGCCAGTGGCACGTGGTGGCTCCCTTGGTCATAGGTGGtgtggtggaggtgggaggggtcATGGACCTAGTGGAGACTGATTTGGACAAAGCAGAGAAGGAGCTAAGTACTTAGGGACTAGGGGGAGAAACCACCTCCTGCTAATACAGGAAGGGCCCTCTGCAGCTGCACCTTTGCAGTCAGAAAAGCGCCCCCAGGGCGGGAGCTCCCTAACTCTCAGACTGCCTTTGATTCCTGACCTGGTTTCTAGTGGTTTACGCATGTTTCActcctgaatttctttcttttcctttttaacgTTTTTGCCCTTTGCAAACAGTCGATTCTGCAGAATTCGGGAGGAGGGGTTCAAGGGAAGGCACTGAATGTGATGTAGCAGCTagccggttttttttttttttttttttttttttttttttgctttttaaaacagggtttctctgtgttgctttggagcctgtcctggaactcactctgtagaccaggcttgcctctggtctcgaactcacagagatccgcctgcctctgcctcccaagtgctgggattaaaggcgtgcaccaccaacgcccggctaccTAGCCGGTTAAAGTTTGGTAATCCTATCTTTCAGCGGGAATGTGTTTCCGGCCTGGGCCAGCCTGGAGAGAGTGATCCGCCGGCAGCGGGCAGCGGGCAGCGGGCAGCGGGCAGCGGGCAGCGGGCAGCGGGCATCGGGCAGCGGTGGTGTTTCAGTGAGGCACTAGCACAGGTTGAACCTGAATCACCACTTTTGTGGCTTCCACCTGGAGGCATGGGCCCTGCCGGTGCCCGTCTGTGTCTGCCTCAGTCACTGGTCACTTGATGCCCCAACAACATCACTCCAAATGCCTTTAAAAAGTCATTATAGTAGGCAGACATGTTACACAGGTCTGTGACAGGAGGGTGGCCAGTCTAAGGCAAGCATACTTTATTAGCACTAGTGATACCCATCAAAGACCCCTCTGTTTAAAACcttacaaattattattttttgtttgttggggacaggggtggggggggtCAGTGtgcgtgctgtgtgtgtgtataggggtcagaggacattttatgggaatcagttctctcctctcaggGAGTGGATCCCAGGAGTCACACTAGGGTCCTCAGACTTGGTGAcaggtgtctttacccactgacaTGCCTTAGCTATTAAACCtgcctggttaaaaaaaaaaaaatcttcaacttGAAAAATTtggaacacaaaaggaaaaagtaaactTGTATTCTCCCACATACCCTCCACGTGGCTTTATCAGTAGCTTCTCGATCTTTCGCACATTACCCTCTCTTCACTTATCATCACTGGTTCCTGGAGAGAGataaacatttgtatttattttacttagaaaTGGGTCGCACTTTCTATCAGATGAGAACATAGACCTGTACAAGCGAAGTATGTGCTCACCTGTGCACGAAGGATCCCCTGCCTAAATTGCTtgagacagaaatatttttaagtttcatatATTTTTAGACTGGCATATTTGTATCTACATAATGATATATGTCGGTAATGGAACTCAAGTCTAAATCATGAGTATTTTATATACAATTCATACACATCGCAGAAGGTACTAATACATggtattttaagtaattttgtgCACGAAGCAAATTTCCTTGGTGTGTAATCTTAAATTTAAGATTATGTTAGTACTCAAAAGTTTCAAATTCAGGGccgttgagatggctcagttggggTAAGgcgcttgcagccaagcctgatgagtTCATTCTCTGTGACCTGCAAGGTGGAAGCAGAGATTCAGCTTGGATGcgtttcctctgacctccataaacaTGAGATGACATGCACCCTGCCTCcctcaagtaaataaatgtaaacaaacaaacaataatgtCTCAGAATTTGCAGTATTTCAGAGTTTTTATTTCCATCTCAGTCTTGCTCAACTtgtgtaataaaaaaaacaattgtcACTGTACAAAATCAGAGACATTTAATAAGCAGGCGGTATTCCAGTTTCTTTGAATAtctaaaacatacacacacaaaacaaaacaacccccccccgaaagaaaaaaaatccaaaccccTAACTCTTGTGTAAGCTAGAAGGAGGAGGGGGCTCGATTAACCGTGGTGTCTGTAACTGGAGGCAGCTGCCCGGCTTCCTAAGCCTTCTTCCAAAAGCAGAGAGTAAAACTGACATAGGAAGAACCAGAAATCAGAGTGAGCGCTTCCAGAAAACTTAAGCAAGTCTAGCTGCCCAGAGCTAGATTGGTTTTTAAATCAAAGACACTAATGCACCTCTTATAAACTCATTTTTGGGAGTGGTGGGAATTAAATGCAGAGACTCACACATGCTAGGGGAGCCACCTTCTGGCACCCTACACCCTCAGCCCAGAAAGTTTGCTTGTTTCGAGGGTCTAGCTCAGTCTTGATCTTCCTTTCAGAGCccaaactgaagaaacaaaacacacaaacaaaatacttcTTCAGAGTTGCAGAGACTGCAGGTAGGGGGAGGTGGGGCGGGGGCAGAGCTCTGTGGGTGTTTACCTCATAAGTGCAAGGCCCTAGGGTTTAAtgccagcaccacacacacacacacacacacacacacacacacacacacagtaaataaattgCACAAGTAAAGCATGCCTTTTTAGTGAACGTATTGCTAAATTCACATAAGCAAAATGAAGGAAACAGATCCACGTGCAATCACAGGCCCCAAGAACAGCCAGCACCTTGACATGTTCAAGCAACACATTGAAAGGTCCATACTTCAGCGTAGGTACGGAGCCTGCCTTCGGCTATAGAACTCCACAGGGGGTTTCCCCATTAGTGACCAAccttaaaaaagaatttcaaggGAGAAGCCAGAGCAAATGGGACCAGCGTTCCAGTGCTTTCTGCTTTCACGCAAATTCCCACAGAAGCCAAGCACTGGTGATCACCCAGCAAGCGAAGGGAACTGCGTATGGCGATTCTCACTGAATTTCTGAACTGTTGAACTGCTGTGGGTGTTTCTTTTGGGGGGCTTGGGGGGGGGAGCACaaggttttactctgtagcccatgctagcctggaactcatagcagtcctcctgcctcagtctcacagTGCTAGGACTGTGCCTAGAAGGGCAACGTTTTTGACAAACCACCAAAGCCATCTCTACTTAAAAGCCATCCGCATAGTTATAATTTGACGTTTGTTTTCTCCTATGACGTGTTCTGGAGGGACTCTCCTTTCAGGGCACACATGAGAGCAGCTCTCTACGAGAAAGCATTTCTCAGTACAGCAAGGAATCAGCTGCCACAATTTCATCCAAATCCGGTTCTCACAAACGCCCTGTGAAGACGCGATCTGGTTCTGGTTTTCCGAATGGGTCTAGCTGTTTCGGCTGTGTGCTGCTTTTGGCATCGAGTAAATACAGGGGGAATTACGGAGACAGAGAAGGGCGTCTGAGGTAGTCCATAGGAATGGCTACAGGAGATAGGGCACGGGAGTCAAGGAACGCTTTTGAGAACGGGCGGCGCTTTGGCGTGAATGAGGGGCAGGATTTTAGCTGCTAGAGAATCCCTGAATTTGTCTATAGAAGGGGacctagagagaaagaaagtctgTCTGCTCAAGATGAGAGTTGAGGCCCTACGTGTCTGACCTCAGAGGAAGAGGATTAGGATAGCTCAGGTCCCAAGTCCTCCTTTGTCAGCGTAGACCGAAGGACCAGCACCTTTCTTTTGTGGCATGGCGGCGCTCTTCCATGTGACTCTGTGTCTGAACTGTGGAGTCCTGCAGAAGgtgcccctccccccctttttttagaaACAGTTggaagagaacaaaggaaaaccaggCCACGGAGATGAGACTCCGACATACCGGGACCGGAGGCTCATTCATTCTAATCTGAAGCCCCAGAGATGCAGCGTCAAGGTCCCTCACGGGTATTCCTTAGAGCATCTCAGAGGACGCTCTTCCTGATAGCACCCAATTGTGGACGCCTGGCCAGCTAGCCACTCGTGACATGCTCCTGAAAACTCGCTTTTGTTTTCCACCCACAAGCAGTATAAGGGAGAATGTCCTTTAGGAGAAACCACTGAAAGTCCACCAGCCTCCGTGCTGCCCATGTGGGCCATAGTGGCTGTCCTGAGGGTGGATGAGACACGCCTCAGAGACTGAAGATCATGTCTATATAGGGAGTTGCTGCATCTTCTGCCTCTCCACCAGCTCCATATATGGCCATCTACTAAAGGCCTGGCCTGTCACTCCGCCTTACAGATTCGTGCGGGGCTTTGGTTCTTGTCTACCGGATCAGCAATAAAGGTTTTCCTTTGGCTGCATTCTAGTGGGGCCACTAGGCAAGCTCACCATGCCTAACGGCTTACAGTGTGGGGAACCATGGCTCTGAGAGCTGAACCCATGTGATAGGCTGTGTGGGAAGGTCACTTCACTCCGCACAGAGCCCTTTTCTCCTGTCTGGCATTTTCTGAGCCCTACAGGGCCACATCtcagcatttcttcctttatgtACTACTTTAATTTTGTGCTATAAGAAGAaacttctgtcttgttttttggttttatttctgtgaataaGATACACAGTCCACTCTTTGCCAGAGAGATCTCTTAGGTGATGCTTCAAATTCCTCATGTGAAGGAGTAATTAATTGCTTGCCATTATATTTAGTGGTGATTTCCCAACAATGTTACTGATAATGAGTGCATAGTTCCGTGCTTACATATGGTGTGTTCATGTGATGTATCAGGCGAAGGATTTAAGTCCACAGGGTACTCTCAGCAACTATGGGAGGCAGATATTATTACATCAGTTTTTACCAGGAGGAAACCGAGGCATTGTGGAGGTAAGAAACTCTTTAAATGTGACTGTACAGGTAGCTAATGAGGTACTCCAGGGGCCATTCTCAGTCCGCCCGTCCTTCTATCCCCTCTTATCGTGACATCGCAGGGATGTCTTTTCATAGCTATGCGCTCAGGAACTCTGACAATAAATCTATTAGAAATATGTCACTGCAATAACTCACAAATCTGACACATGCGCCATTTGCTAATTCTGTCCTGCTACACTGGCATAAACAAATAAGGGGGTGTCAGCTGTACGCAAAGTCACAAATTCATGTTTAGGTCGTCTATGGATCTAAGGGGATAAAGTCCACCTGGGGCATTGTGGAGCCCTTTTGTGAAAGATCTGGTGGCAAATGGGTGTCCAGGCCATCTTGAGAGAGACTGGTGGACACGTGGCATTGTAGCCGCTATGCCAGGGACATTCAAGGTTGGGCATCTTCAGTGTAAAGACAGAGACCCTGATGGCCCCCAGACAGTTCATATTTGGAGGAAACCAAGAACCAGATGGGTTGAGTAACTTGGCCAAGGTCACTGAGCTTACGTGTTCAGAGAAAAGGAATTCCTAAAACTCGTGTGTTGTTTATCTAACTCATTCGCAGAGGCTGTCGCATCTAAACAGACACCGCGAGCTGACACGGATGTCAAAAGTCTTTGGAGGATTCCTTAGGATTTAGAAGGGCAATTTCCTCTTACAGAGGTCTGCCTTGGGTGTGTTTTAAGTGTGGTATGCCGGGATGATTGCTAGCAGGGATGTTAATAAGGCCAATTGTGTTGACAATCTTTACTCTGGATTCTGAAGACTGGAGGGACCTTTGGCTGGCCTGAAGTGGGCTGGCCTTGAGAGAATGATAGTTACACGCAAGACAGCTCTCTTTGCTTGGAGCTCTCTGACCCACAGACAAGTGAGAATCCATCTAACCCTGTAAAAAAATTCAGGTCATGCCGTATTTGTGCAGTCCTGTTTAAATGTTGGTGGGGAGCGTACTTGTTTTTTGAGCaagttgttttgtttaaattaggGCTGTGGGACAGTGCCTGCTAAGCACGTGATGTTTCCAAATGGTTGACAAGCTTAATCTCCACGTCTCTAAACTCATCACAGCTCTATAGGTGTGTAAACCAAGACTTAGAGTTTAAACAACACGTCAAGAGCCACCCCCTGCCCTGTAGGTGACGGAGCCTGCTTGCAGCTGCAGAGAACTCCATGGAGGGTCTTCCCCATTTAACCAACCTTACCAAAGCATCGCAAGGGAGAAACCACAGCCAACTGTCAGTCTTCCAGTGATTTCTCCTGCTTCAACTCAAATTCCTGCATAAACCAAAGACTGGACGATTGCCAACAAGGGAAGGAAATTATATACGGTATCCATCCCTCATTAATTTCTCTTCCTTGCAGTTCCCCAAAGTGGCTGGGACCCACTAGAGCCTGAGGCCACACACGCCCAGCtgcctttcctgccttcctgatTCTTGGCCAAGTCAAGAGCCGGTTCACAAGTGTCATTTACACACCAGGTGAGCAACTGAATCCTTTTTCATGTGGTGACCAGAGCTGTGTTATCATCACAACTggttctcttctcctctcttctccttgcctctcctcccctccctccttccttccctccctcccctccactcccttctccccccttctcccagcttctctctcAATAGAATCTCTTGCTATATAGCTTGAGCTGGCCTTTAACttaggatcttcctgcctcagcctcttggttCCTGGGATTAGAGATGGGCACCACTATACCCATCATTTAAGGGCTGATATTTAAGGACAAGCTACTCCTGTCTTTTGGCCAGGAGATGTTATAGGTGCTAAATGTTGGATAATAATAAGCTTTAGCTTATTTTGTCAAAGGCAGGAATGGGACTGGATGAGTAGGGTTGAATGGCTACTCTGGGGTGGGATCCTCACTTTTAATTACTTTGGCAATGAAGAGGCTCCTAGtcatcagaaagaaaaacttcagttTCCCCATTCTCTTTCTGTTCCAGTTGACAACCAAGCTTCAGAGGTTTTCTCAAGCATTCGCTGCCTTTCCCCGGGGCCGACAGAAGTAACATCTATAATTGATGTCCAAGATTCTGAGATCATAAACCCTGGTTGCTGTCTTCCCATGAGATGGAGCTTGCTGCCACAGCTCATTGAGGGTTCTTTCCCTTAGCATTCTGGGCTGGGAAGTAGGACTTCAGACAGAGAAGATGCTGAGCTCTATCAAATGCGTGTTGGTAGGGGACAGTGCCGTGGGGAAGACATCGCTACTGGTACGCTTCACCTCCGAGACCTTCCCGGAGGCTTACAAGCCCACGGTGTATGAGAATACTGGCGTGGATGTCTTCATGGACGGCATCCAGATCAGCCTGGGCCTCTGGGACACTGCGGGCAACGACGCCTTCAGAAGCATCCGCCCCCTGTCCTAccagcaggcagatgtggtactgatGTGTTACTCTGTGGCCAATCACAACTCATTCCTGAATCTGAAGAACAAATGGATTAGTGAGATCAGGAGCAATCTACCCTGCACTCCAGTGTTGGTTGTGGCCACACAGACTGACCAGAGAGAGTCAGGACCCCACAGGGCCTCCTGCATCAATGCCATAGAAGGAAAGAGACTTGCCCAGGATGTGCGAGCCAAGGGCTACCTGGAGTGCTCAGCCCTTAGCAACCGGGGAGTACAGCAGGTATTTGAATGTGCTGTCCGGACGGCTGTCAATCAGGCCAGGAGACGAAACAGAAGGAAGTTCTTCTCCATCAATGAGTGCAAGATCTTCTAAACCTCAAGGTCCTGCACCCAATATTCACGAACATACCTCAGAGACTAATGGGAGAGTGGAAGGTGGCAAGCAAGGGGCTGATGCTCTTTCTCGGCACATTTGAACAGCCTTTCTTTCTGGATAGAGTTACCGGGGAGGTTGGGCACTGCTGCCTCCACTAACTGTGCTCTACAGATACATTCTTTGCCCAGCACAGCCAGAGAGATTCCTTGGGAAGCCATATGAATAGTCCATCTtcaatgaaaaactaaaacaagcatCCTAACTTAGACAATGGAGTGAATTTCCCAAGTATGCCATATTTAAactcacattttatttaaataataatcaaCTCTACAGCTTTTGTTTTCATGCTTGGGAAGTCTTCGAAAAGGCAAGCTGCTGCATGAGGGGAATAACTTTGTGGGGCTCAACCATATGTCTGTAGTGCTACTATTTTCTCCTGAATCTAATTTGGTTGAAACGACTTGCGTGCTGTGTTTCTCTGGATAACCACACTTTCAAATGACCATAAACGTGTCCCTGCAACTCGTTTTTCATTTCCCTATTACTCAGAGTTGTGTTTAAAATACAGCTTCAGGCTGTAAGGTATTTTAACACCACCAAATGAAATTGAACAGTTATTAGGTTTTCtatgtaaatacaaaaaaatatttcttatttacgACATTACCTGTCACTCAGAGAGCTCCAATAACACACCAAGTATTCCTTTCTCACTCAgtaagacagagaagaaaaacaaaaatctttctgCCAGAGAGTCACACTGTGCAAAGAAACATCAGCGGAGCTTGGGGACCCTTCTCCTTGCCTGCATCTCTTGATGGGGGCTTTGTGATTGGTTACAGGTCTTGGAAGAAGAGGACAGGCAAATGTTCTGAACGATAATTAATCGGACAATGTTGTTCTCATTTGAATTCTAAACTAGGCATGACCCCGTCATTTATTAATTCTAGGACTgaattaagataattaaaaagccaactatgtatgcatgcatgtgtacataggGACAAAGGGAAAGGCAGGATTTATAGCTTTTACTGTTTAATGAATAGATAACCACTTTGAAAAACATCACAAGTCCCAAGTTTAGATAATGAAAAAGCCTGTAGTAATTACTCAAATAGCAAACGGTTACCAGTGAAATACTAAATGAATAGGGCCATGCGCAGCCACACAACCCTCCTTTCTAATTGTCTGAAAGCTTGTATCTCCCGCCTCTTCTACTCCCAGATTGTCACTTACCATCCCAGGCTAATAGCTAGGACCCACTTGAGCCATCTTTCTTGGAGCCCAGAACTGTTAAGGGGTTGTGTGGTTGTCACCACAAAGGGCGAGGAGCCCAAAGGAGCATCCCTACTGAGGATTATGCTGGTATAAGCAGATCAGTTTATCACATTGGTTCTCTTCCTGGTTCTTTGTGGTTACAATCCGGTAAACGTATCATCTAAAGATCCCCGCACTGCCTTCTCCTCTGCCGATCTCTTCCACACCCAGTCAGAAGCCTGGGACCTGGGTCCTGGGTAGAGGAGTTACCCCCATAGCATAGGACTGGTAGGTTTGCTTTCAGCTACTCTCTCAGCCCTCTGGTTCTGGGGCTTGTCCTTGCCTCTGGGCCACCTGCCTCTCTTGACTTGAGAGCACTTGTCTTTAGTTCATGGTCCCGTCGGCATGAAGGTTGGAACGCTGAAGAACTGTCCAGgcaggggaggagacagaggctatATCCTCCATGTCCCTTATGCccttctgattttcttcttcaacacacagaggttttttgtattgatttttcttttggcgtgtgtgtttggggaattgaaactttttgttttgttctcacactgtagcccaggatggcttcaagCTTGCAGcgatcctcctgtcccagcctctcCAATGCTGTGATgataggtgtgagctaccatgcctggcttaccaAAGGTCTTTAACAACAAGCACAATTTCGAGATTAATCtttgcaatattttaaaacacactgaagAAACAAATTGCCACACACGAAATTAGTTGTTccctaatatttttctttctttctatcgaAAAGAGGTGGGGCTTGGGGAGCATCTAAAAGTGGGAAAGAccgagggaggaagagaa
Encoded here:
- the Rhoh gene encoding rho-related GTP-binding protein RhoH; its protein translation is MLSSIKCVLVGDSAVGKTSLLVRFTSETFPEAYKPTVYENTGVDVFMDGIQISLGLWDTAGNDAFRSIRPLSYQQADVVLMCYSVANHNSFLNLKNKWISEIRSNLPCTPVLVVATQTDQRESGPHRASCINAIEGKRLAQDVRAKGYLECSALSNRGVQQVFECAVRTAVNQARRRNRRKFFSINECKIF